A genome region from Polyangiaceae bacterium includes the following:
- a CDS encoding tryptophan--tRNA ligase, whose product MAKKTILTGIKSSGHPHLGNYVGAIKPALQLAQNPEHDALYFIADYHSLTTVHDKKTMRDSTLEVAATWLACGLDPSKVIFFRQSDIPELFELTWVLSCFTGKGLMNRAHAYKAIVQKNEEAGVDVDAGVNMGLYNYPVLMAADILMFGTHLVPVGKDQAQHIEMTADMAGSFNAVYGPILTVPAPWIDDKMSVIPGLDGRKMSKSYDNVIPLFGDPKKLRKLIMKIVTDSTPPEVPKDPHTSSIFLLYSAFASQEQIDALADRYRKGIGWGEAKQALYEVLEAFLAEPRKIYDDLMAHPEVIEKHLAEGRERARAISVPLMQRIREAIGIAW is encoded by the coding sequence ATGGCCAAGAAAACGATTCTCACCGGCATCAAGTCATCCGGGCATCCGCACCTCGGCAACTACGTCGGCGCGATCAAGCCCGCCCTTCAGCTTGCCCAAAACCCCGAACACGATGCGCTTTACTTCATCGCGGACTACCACTCGCTCACCACCGTCCACGACAAGAAGACCATGCGTGACAGCACGCTCGAAGTCGCGGCAACGTGGCTTGCTTGCGGGCTCGATCCGTCGAAGGTCATATTCTTCCGGCAGTCCGACATCCCCGAGCTTTTCGAGCTCACCTGGGTGCTTTCGTGCTTCACCGGCAAGGGCCTCATGAATCGAGCTCACGCCTACAAGGCGATTGTCCAGAAAAACGAGGAAGCCGGTGTCGACGTCGACGCGGGCGTCAACATGGGGCTTTACAATTATCCCGTGCTCATGGCAGCCGACATTTTGATGTTCGGCACGCACCTCGTGCCCGTGGGCAAAGACCAGGCGCAGCACATCGAAATGACCGCCGACATGGCCGGCAGTTTCAATGCCGTCTACGGACCGATTCTCACGGTACCCGCGCCCTGGATCGACGACAAGATGTCCGTCATTCCGGGGCTCGATGGGCGCAAAATGAGCAAGAGTTACGACAACGTGATTCCTCTTTTCGGCGATCCGAAGAAGCTCCGAAAGCTCATCATGAAAATCGTCACGGATTCGACGCCGCCCGAAGTACCGAAGGATCCGCACACATCATCCATTTTTCTCCTTTACAGCGCATTTGCGTCACAAGAGCAAATCGACGCATTGGCGGATCGATATCGCAAAGGCATTGGCTGGGGCGAAGCAAAACAGGCACTTTACGAAGTGCTCGAGGCATTCCTTGCGGAGCCCAGGAAGATTTACGACGACCTGATGGCGCATCCAGAAGTCATCGAAAAGCACTTGGCAGAAGGGCGCGAGCGTGCACGGGCCATCTCCGTGCCGCTCATGCAGCGTATTCGCGAAGCGATTGGTATTGCGTGGTGA